A single region of the Ictalurus punctatus breed USDA103 chromosome 17, Coco_2.0, whole genome shotgun sequence genome encodes:
- the mab21l1 gene encoding putative nucleotidyltransferase MAB21L1 encodes MIAAQAKLVYHLNKYYNEKCQARKAAIAKTIREVCKVVSDVLKEVEVQEPRFISSLNELDNRFEGLEVVSPTEFEVVLYLNQMGVFNFVDDGSLPGCAVLKLSDGRKRSMSLWVEFITASGYLSARKIRSRFQTLVAQAVDKCSYRDSVKMVADTSEVKLRIRDRYVVQITPAFKCTGIWPRSAAHWPLPHIPWPGPNRVAEVKAEGFNLLSKECYSLNGKQSSAESDAWVLQFAEAENRLLLGGCRKKCLSLLKTLRDRHLELPGQPLNNYHMKTLVSYECEKHPRESDWDENCLGDRLNGILLQLISCLQCRRCPHYFLPNLDLFQGKPHSALENAAKQTWRLAREILTNPKSLEKL; translated from the coding sequence ATGATCGCCGCGCAGGCCAAGCTCGTGTACCACCTAAACAAGTACTACAACGAGAAGTGCCAAGCGCGCAAGGCGGCCATCGCTAAAACCATCCGCGAGGTGTGCAAGGTGGTCTCAGATGTGCTCAAGGAGGTCGAGGTGCAGGAACCGCGCTTCATCAGCTCGCTCAATGAGCTGGACAACCGGTTCGAGGGCCTCGAAGTGGTCTCGCCCACTGAGTTCGAGGTTGTGCTCTATCTCAACCAGATGGGCGTCTTCAACTTCGTGGACGACGGCTCCTTGCCCGGTTGCGCCGTGCTGAAGCTGAGCGACGGCCGCAAGCGCAGCATGTCTCTCTGGGTGGAGTTCATCACGGCCTCTGGATACCTGTCAGCGCGTAAAATACGCTCACGTTTCCAGACGCTTGTGGCGCAGGCCGTGGACAAGTGCAGCTACCGCGACTCGGTCAAAATGGTGGCTGATACGAGTGAAGTGAAGCTGCGCATCCGAGACCGCTACGTGGTCCAGATCACACCGGCGTTCAAGTGCACAGGGATCTGGCCGCGCAGCGCCGCGCACTGGCCCCTACCACATATCCCGTGGCCCGGTCCGAACCGCGTGGCCGAGGTCAAGGCTGAGGGTTTTAACCTGCTCTCCAAGGAGTGCTACTCGCTGAACGGGAAGCAGAGCTCGGCCGAAAGTGACGCCTGGGTGCTGCAGTTCGCCGAGGCCGAGAACAGGCTGCTGCTAGGCGGATGCAGGAAGAAGTGCCTCTCGCTGCTGAAAACTCTGCGCGACCGGCACCTCGAGCTCCCCGGCCAGCCGCTCAACAACTACCACATGAAGACCTTGGTGTCCTACGAGTGCGAGAAACATCCACGGGAGTCAGACTGGGATGAAAACTGTCTGGGAGACCGGCTGAACGGCATCCTGCTGCAGCTCATTTCGTGCCTGCAGTGCCGCCGGTGCCCGCACTACTTCCTGCCGAACCTCGACCTGTTCCAGGGCAAACCGCACTCGGCGCTCGAAAACGCCGCCAAGCAGACTTGGAGGCTTGCAAGGGAGATCCTGACCAACCCGAAAAGTCTGGAGAAGCTTTGA